The proteins below come from a single Malus sylvestris chromosome 3, drMalSylv7.2, whole genome shotgun sequence genomic window:
- the LOC126614996 gene encoding heavy metal-associated isoprenylated plant protein 47-like isoform X1: MPPQMKIVVKVPMHCDKCRRKAMKIAARAQGASKVSIEGANKDLVEVIGDDVDSVCLTRSLRKKFGCSCDLVKVEEVKPAVKTVEKPTPAPSAPSASCAQNCCTPQFRPMYCELVCEYPEPTTCSIM, translated from the exons CAGATGAAGATCGTTGTGAAGGTGCCAATGCACTGTGACAAATGCAGAAGAAAGGCCATGAAGATTGCAGCTCGTGCACAGG GTGCTAGTAAAGTGTCGATAGAAGGAGCAAACAAAGATCTTGTGGAGGTGATCGGGGATGATGTAGACTCGGTTTGCTTGACAAGGTCATTGAGGAAAAAGTTCGGCTGTTCCTGCGACCTAGTCAAAGTTGAAGAAGTGAAGCCGGCAGTTAAAACTGTGGAAAAGCCAACTCCAGCTCCTTCAGCTCCTTCAGCAAGCTGTGCTCAAAACTGTTGCACTCCCCAGTTTCGTCCAATGTACTGTGAACTGGTTTGTGAATATCCAGAACCAACCACTTGCTCCATAATGTAA
- the LOC126614996 gene encoding heavy metal-associated isoprenylated plant protein 47-like isoform X3: MPPMKIVVKVPMHCDKCRRKAMKIAARAQGASKVSIEGANKDLVEVIGDDVDSVCLTRSLRKKFGCSCDLVKVEEVKPAVKTVEKPTPAPSAPSASCAQNCCTPQFRPMYCELVCEYPEPTTCSIM, encoded by the exons ATGCCGCCG ATGAAGATCGTTGTGAAGGTGCCAATGCACTGTGACAAATGCAGAAGAAAGGCCATGAAGATTGCAGCTCGTGCACAGG GTGCTAGTAAAGTGTCGATAGAAGGAGCAAACAAAGATCTTGTGGAGGTGATCGGGGATGATGTAGACTCGGTTTGCTTGACAAGGTCATTGAGGAAAAAGTTCGGCTGTTCCTGCGACCTAGTCAAAGTTGAAGAAGTGAAGCCGGCAGTTAAAACTGTGGAAAAGCCAACTCCAGCTCCTTCAGCTCCTTCAGCAAGCTGTGCTCAAAACTGTTGCACTCCCCAGTTTCGTCCAATGTACTGTGAACTGGTTTGTGAATATCCAGAACCAACCACTTGCTCCATAATGTAA
- the LOC126614996 gene encoding heavy metal-associated isoprenylated plant protein 47-like isoform X2 produces MPPQMKIVVKVPMHCDKCRRKAMKIAARAQGASKVSIEGANKDLVEVIGDDVDSVCLTRSLRKKFGCSCDLVKVEEVKPAVKTVEKPTPAPSAPSASCAQNCCTPQFRPMYCELVCEYPEPTTCSIM; encoded by the exons ATGCCGCCG CAGATGAAGATCGTTGTGAAGGTGCCAATGCACTGTGACAAATGCAGAAGAAAGGCCATGAAGATTGCAGCTCGTGCACAGG GTGCTAGTAAAGTGTCGATAGAAGGAGCAAACAAAGATCTTGTGGAGGTGATCGGGGATGATGTAGACTCGGTTTGCTTGACAAGGTCATTGAGGAAAAAGTTCGGCTGTTCCTGCGACCTAGTCAAAGTTGAAGAAGTGAAGCCGGCAGTTAAAACTGTGGAAAAGCCAACTCCAGCTCCTTCAGCTCCTTCAGCAAGCTGTGCTCAAAACTGTTGCACTCCCCAGTTTCGTCCAATGTACTGTGAACTGGTTTGTGAATATCCAGAACCAACCACTTGCTCCATAATGTAA
- the LOC126614996 gene encoding heavy metal-associated isoprenylated plant protein 47-like isoform X4 has translation MKIVVKVPMHCDKCRRKAMKIAARAQGASKVSIEGANKDLVEVIGDDVDSVCLTRSLRKKFGCSCDLVKVEEVKPAVKTVEKPTPAPSAPSASCAQNCCTPQFRPMYCELVCEYPEPTTCSIM, from the exons ATGAAGATCGTTGTGAAGGTGCCAATGCACTGTGACAAATGCAGAAGAAAGGCCATGAAGATTGCAGCTCGTGCACAGG GTGCTAGTAAAGTGTCGATAGAAGGAGCAAACAAAGATCTTGTGGAGGTGATCGGGGATGATGTAGACTCGGTTTGCTTGACAAGGTCATTGAGGAAAAAGTTCGGCTGTTCCTGCGACCTAGTCAAAGTTGAAGAAGTGAAGCCGGCAGTTAAAACTGTGGAAAAGCCAACTCCAGCTCCTTCAGCTCCTTCAGCAAGCTGTGCTCAAAACTGTTGCACTCCCCAGTTTCGTCCAATGTACTGTGAACTGGTTTGTGAATATCCAGAACCAACCACTTGCTCCATAATGTAA